From Microlunatus capsulatus, a single genomic window includes:
- a CDS encoding acyl carrier protein, which produces MPTTEEVRTDLAEIVNEVAGVPTDDVQLDKSFTDDLDVDSLSMVEIIYAAEEKFGVSIPDEEAKNLKTVGDAVAYIERAAS; this is translated from the coding sequence ATGCCCACCACCGAAGAAGTCCGCACCGACCTCGCCGAGATCGTCAACGAGGTCGCCGGTGTCCCCACCGACGACGTCCAGCTCGACAAGTCGTTCACGGACGACCTCGACGTGGACTCGCTCTCGATGGTCGAGATCATCTACGCCGCCGAGGAGAAGTTCGGCGTGAGCATCCCCGACGAGGAGGCCAAGAACCTCAAGACCGTGGGGGACGCCGTCGCCTACATCGAGCGCGCCGCTTCCTGA
- a CDS encoding anti-sigma factor → MRHLDDELLAGLALDEAEEVGARDRAHLLVCRACAARLAELQALVATGRAGEPGPSRPPAPTVLAAIQAELAADVPAGPGPSPVAVLDHHRSVRSRPSVGRRLVAAAAVLVVAAGGALWYRAATAEVVVASTTLTSLPDKSGSGTARLVERDGGLQLTVDVTRPAAGDAFEELWLINTDGQRMISLGVVPPDGHGTYPVPVTEPGLGGYTVVDISLEPFDGDAAHSRDSLLRGSLA, encoded by the coding sequence ATGAGGCACCTCGACGACGAGCTGCTCGCCGGCCTCGCCCTGGACGAGGCCGAGGAGGTGGGTGCGCGCGACCGGGCGCACCTCCTGGTCTGCCGCGCCTGCGCGGCCCGGCTGGCCGAGCTGCAGGCCCTCGTGGCCACCGGCCGGGCGGGGGAGCCCGGCCCGTCGCGACCGCCCGCCCCGACGGTGCTGGCCGCCATCCAGGCCGAGCTGGCCGCCGACGTGCCCGCCGGCCCGGGGCCGTCCCCCGTGGCCGTCCTCGACCACCACCGCAGCGTCCGCTCCCGCCCCTCCGTCGGCCGTCGGCTGGTCGCCGCCGCAGCCGTGCTCGTCGTCGCCGCGGGCGGTGCCCTCTGGTACCGCGCCGCGACGGCGGAGGTCGTGGTCGCGAGCACGACGCTGACCTCGCTGCCGGACAAGTCGGGCAGCGGGACCGCCCGGCTCGTCGAGCGCGACGGCGGCCTGCAGCTCACCGTCGACGTCACCCGGCCCGCGGCCGGCGACGCCTTCGAGGAGCTGTGGCTGATCAACACCGACGGGCAGCGGATGATCTCCCTCGGCGTCGTCCCGCCGGACGGCCACGGCACCTACCCGGTGCCGGTCACCGAGCCGGGGCTGGGCGGGTACACCGTGGTGGACATCTCGCTGGAGCCCTTCGACGGCGACGCCGCGCACAGCCGCGACAGCCTGCTGCGCGGCAGCCTCGCCTGA
- a CDS encoding beta-ketoacyl-ACP synthase III, which produces MSTLNISRGAQFSKIMGIGGYRPRRVVDNAEIITYIDSSDEWIRTRSGITERRWASEDETVSMMSQAAARKAMDRAGVEPGQIDTVIVATVTHLHQTPAIATTIASELGARNAAAFDISAACAGFCYALAMADSFIRTGASKHVLIIGVERLSDLTDKHDRSTAFIFADGAGAAVVGPSDTPAVGPVVWGSDGDQADLIAQTESWPTAMDPDAHEDGKPHWPMLRMNGNPVFKWASFTMAKTAAEAMDAAGVKPEDLEVFVPHQANNRITDAMFKALKLPSDVVIGRDIIHHGNTSAASIPLAIETLLESGQARSGQTCLIIGFGAGLVYAGQVILLP; this is translated from the coding sequence ATGAGCACCTTGAACATCTCGAGGGGAGCCCAGTTCTCCAAGATCATGGGCATCGGCGGCTACCGCCCGCGCCGGGTGGTCGACAACGCCGAGATCATCACCTACATCGACTCCTCCGACGAGTGGATCCGCACCCGCTCGGGGATCACCGAGCGCCGCTGGGCGTCCGAGGACGAGACCGTCTCGATGATGAGCCAGGCCGCCGCCCGCAAGGCGATGGACCGCGCGGGCGTCGAGCCCGGGCAGATCGACACCGTCATCGTGGCCACCGTCACCCACCTGCACCAGACCCCGGCGATCGCCACCACGATCGCCAGCGAGCTGGGGGCCAGGAACGCGGCGGCCTTCGACATCTCCGCGGCCTGCGCCGGCTTCTGCTACGCGCTGGCCATGGCCGACTCGTTCATCCGGACCGGTGCCTCGAAGCACGTGCTGATCATCGGGGTCGAGCGGCTCAGCGACCTGACGGACAAGCACGACCGGTCGACGGCGTTCATCTTCGCCGACGGCGCGGGCGCGGCGGTCGTCGGCCCGAGCGACACCCCGGCCGTCGGACCGGTCGTGTGGGGCTCCGACGGAGACCAGGCCGACCTCATCGCCCAGACCGAGTCGTGGCCCACGGCGATGGACCCCGACGCGCACGAGGACGGGAAGCCGCACTGGCCGATGCTCCGGATGAACGGCAACCCCGTCTTCAAGTGGGCCTCGTTCACCATGGCCAAGACCGCCGCCGAGGCCATGGACGCGGCCGGCGTGAAGCCCGAGGACCTGGAGGTCTTCGTGCCGCACCAGGCCAACAACCGGATCACCGACGCCATGTTCAAGGCGCTCAAGCTGCCCTCGGACGTGGTCATCGGCCGCGACATCATCCACCACGGCAACACCTCGGCCGCCTCGATCCCGCTGGCGATCGAGACCCTGCTCGAGTCGGGTCAGGCCCGCAGCGGCCAGACCTGCCTGATCATCGGCTTCGGCGCCGGACTGGTCTACGCGGGACAGGTCATCCTGCTCCCCTGA
- a CDS encoding pirin family protein — protein MSDLETRPAEQRLACGAAGGPEELLLTARRVPLGKTTEVSRLLPDRQVRMVGAWCFLDHYGPEDLGDSPGMRVWAHPHTGLQTVSWLLEGEIEHRDSLGSLARVRPGELHVMTAGAGIVHSELSPPDRPPTMHGLQLWVALPDAARHVAPHFDTVTDLPRLERPGLGGQVLLGEVDGVRSPAPTYSPLCAADLVLEPGADVEIALDPAFEHGVVVVVGDATAAGTAGVVDQLVYLGTDRTRLRLRSTGGGRVMLLGGEPFGEEVVMWWNFIGRSHEEVVGHRDAWERRDDRFPPVVARGERVMEAPPLPTVPLKARPSRRVAP, from the coding sequence GTGAGCGACCTGGAGACGAGACCGGCCGAGCAGCGGCTGGCCTGCGGCGCGGCCGGCGGGCCCGAGGAGCTGCTGCTGACCGCGCGCCGGGTGCCGCTGGGCAAGACGACCGAGGTGTCCCGGCTGCTGCCGGACCGCCAGGTCCGGATGGTCGGCGCCTGGTGCTTCCTCGACCACTACGGCCCCGAGGACCTCGGCGACTCCCCGGGCATGCGGGTGTGGGCCCACCCGCACACCGGTCTGCAGACCGTCAGCTGGCTGCTGGAGGGGGAGATCGAGCACCGCGACAGCCTCGGCTCCCTCGCCCGGGTCCGGCCCGGCGAGCTGCACGTCATGACGGCGGGCGCCGGGATCGTGCACAGCGAGCTGTCCCCGCCCGACCGGCCGCCGACGATGCACGGCCTGCAGCTGTGGGTCGCGCTGCCCGATGCCGCCCGGCACGTCGCCCCGCACTTCGACACGGTCACCGACCTGCCGCGGCTGGAGCGGCCCGGGCTCGGCGGACAGGTGCTGCTCGGCGAGGTCGACGGCGTCCGCTCGCCCGCCCCCACCTACTCCCCGCTCTGCGCCGCCGACCTGGTCCTCGAGCCCGGGGCCGACGTGGAGATCGCCCTCGACCCGGCCTTCGAGCACGGCGTCGTCGTCGTGGTGGGCGACGCGACGGCCGCGGGCACCGCGGGCGTCGTCGACCAGCTCGTCTACCTGGGCACGGACCGGACCCGCCTCCGGCTGCGCAGCACGGGCGGCGGACGGGTCATGCTGCTGGGCGGGGAGCCGTTCGGCGAGGAGGTCGTCATGTGGTGGAACTTCATCGGCCGCAGCCACGAGGAGGTCGTCGGCCACCGCGACGCCTGGGAGCGCCGCGACGACCGGTTCCCGCCGGTGGTCGCGCGCGGGGAGCGCGTCATGGAGGCGCCCCCGCTGCCCACGGTGCCGCTCAAGGCCCGGCCGAGCCGGCGGGTGGCCCCGTGA
- a CDS encoding PucR family transcriptional regulator produces MAATTRGIHKSLLPSAKTRATIAKRLSGVTGEMTTATVAEMEQRHAWFRRLSAEHRSWVTLVAQAGIDGFVRWFAEPEPSGPVTSDVFGSAPRELARRISLYQTVELVRTTIEVVEDQIDEVMPKADRPVLHAAIVQYSREVAFSAAEIYARAAELRGAWDARLEALTVDAVLRGETDETVLSRASTLGWRSTAAAVVVVGPAPDRESGQALEAIRHACAIAQTDMLGAVQGDRMVVILGGAELATPGRAAAVAATFAAAFGPGPVVVGPAVEHLMEAAASAREALSAFRAAAGWPEAPRPVASADLLPERALSGDGHARRALARDLYDPLRAAGGGLLETLVTFLDQGLSVEAAARVLFVHANTVRYRLRRIHEVTGYSPTDPRDAYALRLALTLGRLLPGSRREEPAEA; encoded by the coding sequence ATGGCTGCGACGACCCGGGGGATCCACAAGTCGCTCCTCCCCTCGGCCAAGACGCGCGCCACCATCGCCAAGCGGCTCTCCGGCGTCACCGGGGAGATGACCACGGCGACCGTCGCGGAGATGGAGCAGCGGCACGCCTGGTTCCGCCGGCTGAGCGCCGAGCACCGCTCCTGGGTCACCCTCGTCGCCCAGGCCGGCATCGACGGCTTCGTCCGCTGGTTCGCCGAGCCCGAGCCCAGCGGGCCGGTGACCTCCGACGTGTTTGGGTCCGCGCCGCGCGAGCTGGCCCGGCGCATCTCGCTGTACCAGACCGTCGAGCTGGTCCGCACGACCATCGAGGTGGTCGAGGACCAGATCGACGAGGTGATGCCGAAGGCCGACCGACCGGTCCTGCACGCCGCGATCGTCCAGTACTCCCGGGAGGTGGCCTTCTCGGCCGCCGAGATCTACGCCCGGGCCGCCGAGCTGCGCGGGGCGTGGGACGCCCGGCTCGAGGCGCTCACCGTCGACGCCGTGCTGCGTGGGGAGACCGACGAGACCGTGCTGTCGCGGGCCTCGACGCTGGGCTGGCGCTCCACGGCCGCGGCCGTCGTCGTCGTCGGGCCCGCCCCGGACCGGGAGAGCGGGCAGGCCCTCGAGGCGATCCGGCACGCGTGCGCCATCGCCCAGACCGACATGCTGGGCGCCGTGCAGGGCGACCGGATGGTCGTCATCCTGGGCGGGGCCGAGCTGGCCACGCCCGGCCGGGCGGCCGCGGTGGCCGCGACCTTCGCCGCCGCGTTCGGGCCGGGCCCCGTCGTCGTCGGGCCGGCGGTGGAGCACCTGATGGAGGCCGCCGCCAGCGCCCGCGAGGCGCTCTCGGCCTTCCGCGCCGCCGCGGGCTGGCCGGAGGCACCGCGACCGGTGGCGTCGGCCGACCTGCTGCCCGAGCGCGCCCTCTCCGGCGACGGCCACGCCCGCCGGGCCCTGGCCCGCGACCTCTACGACCCGCTGCGAGCGGCCGGCGGCGGGCTGCTGGAGACACTGGTGACCTTCCTCGACCAGGGGCTGTCGGTCGAGGCGGCCGCGCGGGTGCTGTTCGTGCACGCCAACACCGTGCGCTACCGGCTCCGACGCATCCACGAGGTCACCGGCTACAGCCCGACGGACCCCCGGGACGCCTACGCGCTGCGGCTGGCGCTGACGCTGGGTCGGCTGCTGCCGGGCTCCCGCCGCGAGGAGCCGGCCGAGGCCTGA
- a CDS encoding PHP domain-containing protein → MSGEAAVAVAALREIGFLLERSRSDTFRVKAYRGAADALEAMAPEQVAEHQAERSWGKVTGVGPKTATVISQALAGEVPAYLQGLREGKEPLVEGGTRMRAAMRGDLHVHSTWSDGGSPLEEMMTTARDLGHEYCAITDHSPRLKVARGLSAERLREQIGVTRALGERLAPFRVLQGIEVDILEDGGLDQSDALLAELDVVVASVHSKLRSDSETMTHRMVGGIANPRTNVLGHCTGRLVEGERGTRPPSTFDAEVVFEACRTFGVAVEINSRPERRDPPTALLQLAVDMGCLFSIDTDAHAPGQLDFQIYGCARAEAMGIDPDRVINTWPVDRLLEFCAR, encoded by the coding sequence GTGAGCGGCGAGGCCGCCGTCGCCGTCGCGGCCCTCCGGGAGATCGGCTTCCTGCTGGAGCGCTCCCGCTCGGACACCTTCCGGGTCAAGGCATACCGCGGCGCCGCCGACGCGCTGGAGGCGATGGCGCCGGAGCAGGTGGCCGAGCACCAGGCGGAGCGGTCCTGGGGGAAGGTCACCGGCGTCGGCCCGAAGACGGCGACGGTGATCAGCCAGGCGCTCGCCGGCGAGGTCCCGGCCTACCTGCAGGGGCTGCGGGAGGGCAAGGAGCCGCTGGTCGAGGGCGGCACCCGGATGCGCGCGGCGATGCGCGGCGACCTGCACGTGCACTCGACGTGGTCCGACGGCGGAAGCCCGCTCGAGGAGATGATGACGACGGCGCGCGACCTCGGCCACGAGTACTGCGCCATCACCGACCACTCACCGCGGCTCAAGGTGGCGCGCGGCCTCAGCGCCGAGCGGCTGCGCGAGCAGATCGGCGTCACCCGGGCGCTGGGGGAGCGGCTGGCCCCGTTCCGGGTGCTGCAGGGCATCGAGGTCGACATCCTGGAGGACGGCGGGCTGGACCAGTCCGACGCGCTGCTGGCCGAGCTCGACGTCGTCGTGGCCAGCGTGCACTCCAAGCTGCGGTCGGACTCCGAGACCATGACCCACCGGATGGTCGGCGGCATCGCCAACCCGCGCACCAACGTCCTGGGGCACTGCACCGGGCGGCTGGTGGAGGGCGAGCGGGGTACCCGGCCGCCGTCGACCTTCGACGCCGAGGTGGTCTTCGAGGCGTGCCGGACCTTCGGCGTCGCCGTCGAGATCAACTCCCGGCCCGAGCGGCGCGACCCGCCCACCGCGCTGCTGCAGCTGGCCGTCGACATGGGCTGCCTGTTCTCCATCGACACCGACGCGCACGCCCCCGGCCAGCTCGACTTCCAGATCTACGGGTGCGCGCGGGCCGAGGCGATGGGCATCGACCCCGACCGGGTGATCAACACCTGGCCCGTCGACCGGCTGCTGGAGTTCTGCGCCCGCTGA
- a CDS encoding class F sortase → MTQHARARHRTAVAGLLLLLPLVGCAGGTAAPAAAPPVSTTPAPAASATPTPRPTASAAPVPEVPTTRATLRPAADPGPAPVRFTAGDVAIDLPVRPYGVGEDGLMLLPETVREVAWYAFSARPGDRAGTTVLAAHVDTVADGLGPFANLRDLDEGDELTVTDADDRVRRYAVTDVEKVAKAEVPLDRVFRRDGDPALVVITCGGSFDRGRGYSDNVVVTARPVR, encoded by the coding sequence ATGACGCAGCACGCCCGTGCACGGCACCGCACCGCGGTGGCGGGCCTGCTGCTCCTCCTGCCGCTCGTCGGCTGCGCCGGCGGGACGGCCGCTCCGGCGGCCGCCCCGCCGGTGAGCACCACCCCGGCACCCGCCGCGTCGGCCACGCCCACCCCGCGCCCGACCGCCTCGGCGGCCCCGGTGCCCGAGGTCCCCACCACCCGCGCGACCCTGCGGCCCGCCGCCGACCCCGGCCCGGCCCCCGTCCGCTTCACCGCCGGCGACGTGGCGATCGACCTGCCCGTCCGGCCCTACGGCGTCGGCGAGGACGGCCTCATGCTGCTGCCGGAGACCGTCCGCGAGGTCGCCTGGTACGCGTTCAGCGCCCGGCCCGGCGACCGCGCCGGCACCACGGTGCTGGCCGCCCACGTGGACACCGTCGCCGACGGCCTCGGGCCGTTCGCCAACCTCCGCGACCTCGACGAGGGCGACGAGCTCACCGTCACCGACGCCGACGACCGGGTCCGCCGCTACGCCGTCACCGACGTCGAGAAGGTCGCCAAGGCCGAGGTCCCCCTCGACCGGGTCTTCCGCCGGGACGGCGACCCCGCCCTGGTCGTCATCACCTGCGGCGGCAGCTTCGACCGCGGCCGCGGCTACTCCGACAACGTCGTCGTCACCGCCCGGCCGGTGCGCTGA
- a CDS encoding DUF4397 domain-containing protein, whose product MSTRTRALALVAAGTLTLGTAALAVTPAHAADGVKLSVLHAVPDTDVDVYVDGKLTLDDFKPGTLAGPLDLDAGTYEVAITAADADDDSEPVIGPIDLELAAGGNYTAVAHLEEGGDPTATLFENDISKTAAGEGRLTVRHTAAAPAVDVLAGGDAVISDLSNPDEEVLNLAAGTISASVAAAGTTDPVIGPADVAVKEGVNTIVYAWGSLEDDNLDLAVQTISGLHSGPGGVNAGEAGLAADTNPLPFVAGGMLVLVAAGVASRRYSLARASR is encoded by the coding sequence ATGAGCACCCGAACCCGCGCCCTGGCACTCGTCGCCGCCGGCACGCTCACCCTCGGCACGGCGGCCCTGGCCGTCACGCCGGCGCACGCCGCGGACGGCGTCAAGCTGTCCGTCCTGCACGCCGTCCCCGACACCGACGTCGACGTCTACGTCGACGGCAAGCTCACGCTCGACGACTTCAAGCCCGGCACCCTCGCCGGCCCGCTCGACCTCGATGCCGGCACCTACGAGGTGGCCATCACCGCCGCCGACGCCGACGACGACTCCGAGCCGGTGATCGGGCCGATCGACCTCGAGCTCGCCGCGGGCGGCAACTACACCGCCGTGGCGCACCTGGAGGAGGGCGGCGACCCGACCGCGACGCTCTTCGAGAACGACATCTCGAAGACCGCCGCCGGTGAGGGCCGGCTGACCGTCCGGCACACCGCGGCCGCCCCGGCCGTCGACGTCCTGGCCGGGGGCGACGCCGTCATCAGCGACCTCAGCAACCCCGACGAGGAGGTGCTGAACCTGGCCGCCGGCACGATCTCGGCCTCCGTGGCCGCGGCCGGCACGACCGACCCGGTGATCGGGCCGGCCGACGTGGCCGTCAAGGAGGGTGTCAACACGATCGTCTACGCGTGGGGCAGCCTCGAGGACGACAACCTCGACCTCGCCGTCCAGACCATCTCGGGCCTGCACTCCGGTCCGGGGGGCGTGAACGCCGGTGAGGCCGGCCTGGCCGCGGACACCAACCCGCTGCCGTTCGTGGCGGGCGGCATGCTCGTCCTCGTGGCCGCGGGCGTCGCGAGCCGCCGGTACAGCCTGGCCCGCGCCAGCCGCTGA
- a CDS encoding inositol monophosphatase family protein, with protein sequence MDDFSLAADLVREAGTLAARMLDEGLETHYKTSVSDVVSAADHAAEDLVVSRLVDARPDDGLVGEEGHTRPGARTWYVDPVDGTYNFLSGIPYWCSAVGLVDADGPVAGAVYYPARDELWVGGRDHPTTLNGVPVAQLTDRPLEGISVATYFHPRHTADPARAASWSAATNASAAVRMLGSASVDLSGVATGRLGLFLQGNLSPWDWFPGAALVLGAGGVAESVEMPGTTWQVAGNRRAVADARAALTGATVAD encoded by the coding sequence GTGGACGACTTCTCCCTGGCTGCCGACCTCGTCCGCGAGGCCGGGACGCTCGCCGCCCGGATGCTCGACGAGGGTCTCGAGACCCACTACAAGACGTCGGTCTCCGACGTCGTCTCGGCCGCCGACCACGCGGCCGAGGACCTGGTGGTCTCCCGGCTCGTCGACGCCCGGCCCGACGACGGCCTGGTCGGCGAGGAGGGCCACACCCGGCCCGGGGCGCGGACCTGGTACGTCGACCCCGTCGACGGCACCTACAACTTCCTCTCCGGCATCCCGTACTGGTGCTCGGCCGTCGGCCTGGTCGACGCGGACGGCCCCGTCGCCGGTGCCGTCTACTACCCGGCGCGCGACGAGCTGTGGGTCGGCGGTCGCGACCACCCGACGACCCTCAACGGGGTCCCGGTCGCGCAGCTGACGGACCGCCCGCTCGAGGGCATCTCCGTGGCCACCTACTTCCACCCCCGCCACACCGCCGACCCGGCCCGCGCCGCCTCCTGGTCGGCCGCGACCAACGCCTCCGCCGCCGTCCGGATGCTCGGCTCGGCCTCGGTCGACCTCTCCGGCGTGGCCACCGGTCGGCTGGGCCTGTTCCTCCAGGGCAACCTCTCGCCCTGGGACTGGTTCCCCGGCGCGGCCCTGGTGCTCGGCGCCGGCGGCGTGGCCGAGTCGGTCGAGATGCCCGGCACCACCTGGCAGGTGGCCGGCAACCGCCGAGCCGTCGCCGACGCCAGGGCCGCGCTCACCGGCGCGACCGTCGCCGACTGA
- a CDS encoding acyltransferase domain-containing protein, whose translation MLAIVAPGQGAQQPGFLQPWVSEPSFADRLEWLSAVSGLDLAHYGTQADAETIRDTAVAQPLLVAAGLLAALELFPHPADAFPFIGVAAGHSVGEITAAAGVGVLSAEQAMVFVRERGRAMAAASAATPTSMTAVIGGDAEEVLAALEAHGLTAANHNGSGQVVAAGTVEQLAAFAAAPPKRARLIPLSVAGAFHTVHMQPAVARLGTLARAISTHDPRARLLSNADGQVVHDGHQVLRRLVGQVASPVRWDLCMAAMADLGVTGLLEMPPAGTLTGIAKRNLKGVELFALNTPDQLEGAMEFVRRHGGAASSSPIAGNPTWRLVVSPGKGQFTRTEDIEADTVLPQDSTVGVVKNRRDDIAVNAPHGGIVVEWLVEDGDPVSPGQPLLRLHPMVESADATEVTR comes from the coding sequence GTGCTCGCGATCGTCGCGCCCGGACAGGGCGCCCAACAGCCAGGCTTCCTGCAGCCCTGGGTCTCCGAACCGTCCTTCGCCGACCGGCTGGAGTGGCTCTCGGCCGTCTCCGGCCTCGACCTGGCCCACTACGGGACCCAGGCCGACGCCGAGACCATCCGGGACACCGCGGTGGCCCAGCCGCTGCTCGTCGCCGCCGGTCTGCTCGCGGCCCTGGAGCTGTTCCCGCACCCGGCCGATGCGTTCCCCTTCATCGGGGTCGCCGCCGGGCACTCGGTGGGCGAGATCACCGCGGCCGCCGGTGTCGGCGTGCTGTCGGCCGAGCAGGCGATGGTCTTCGTCCGCGAGCGCGGCCGGGCGATGGCGGCCGCGAGCGCCGCCACCCCGACCTCGATGACCGCGGTCATCGGCGGGGACGCCGAGGAGGTGCTCGCCGCGCTGGAGGCGCACGGGCTCACCGCCGCGAACCACAACGGCAGCGGCCAGGTCGTCGCCGCGGGGACCGTCGAGCAGCTGGCCGCCTTCGCCGCCGCGCCGCCGAAGCGCGCCCGGCTCATCCCGCTGAGCGTCGCCGGCGCCTTCCACACCGTGCACATGCAGCCCGCCGTCGCCCGCCTGGGCACGCTGGCCCGGGCCATCTCCACCCACGACCCGCGCGCCCGGCTGCTCTCCAACGCCGACGGCCAGGTGGTCCACGACGGCCACCAGGTGCTCCGCCGCCTCGTCGGCCAGGTCGCCTCCCCCGTCCGCTGGGACCTCTGCATGGCCGCGATGGCCGACCTGGGCGTCACCGGCCTGCTCGAGATGCCGCCGGCCGGCACGCTGACCGGCATCGCCAAGCGCAACCTCAAGGGCGTCGAGCTGTTCGCGCTCAACACCCCCGACCAGCTGGAGGGGGCGATGGAGTTCGTGCGCCGGCACGGCGGGGCGGCCTCGTCGTCGCCGATCGCGGGCAACCCGACCTGGCGGCTGGTCGTCTCCCCGGGCAAGGGCCAGTTCACCCGGACCGAGGACATCGAGGCCGACACGGTGCTGCCCCAGGACAGCACCGTCGGCGTGGTGAAGAACCGGCGCGACGACATCGCCGTCAACGCCCCCCACGGCGGCATCGTCGTCGAGTGGCTGGTGGAGGACGGCGACCCCGTCTCCCCCGGCCAGCCCCTGCTCCGACTCCACCCGATGGTGGAGTCGGCCGACGCGACGGAGGTCACGCGATGA
- a CDS encoding RNA polymerase sigma factor: protein MEPPARRGVDFADWAAMDDADLGRAFLSGTEGSLEESYRRWGTLVNTVAWRLLGDQGEAEDVTQQVFVAAWRGRHTFDPERGSLASWLLGSARHRVVDKQRARGREIRLIKAAADDVVQQSREEAPEVVTDRLLLADEIARLPDPRRSILRLAFYDGYTHAEISERLGLPLGTVKSHARRALLHLRDRLSTS, encoded by the coding sequence GTGGAACCGCCAGCACGCCGCGGGGTCGACTTCGCCGACTGGGCCGCGATGGACGACGCCGACCTCGGCCGGGCGTTCCTGTCCGGCACCGAGGGCAGCCTCGAGGAGTCCTACCGGCGGTGGGGCACCCTGGTGAACACGGTCGCGTGGCGGCTGCTGGGCGACCAGGGCGAGGCCGAGGACGTGACCCAGCAGGTCTTCGTCGCGGCCTGGCGCGGTCGGCACACGTTCGACCCCGAGCGTGGCAGCCTGGCCTCCTGGCTGCTGGGCAGCGCCCGGCACCGGGTCGTCGACAAGCAGCGTGCGCGGGGGCGCGAGATCCGGCTCATCAAGGCCGCGGCCGACGACGTCGTCCAGCAGAGCAGGGAGGAGGCCCCGGAGGTGGTGACCGACCGGCTGCTGCTCGCCGACGAGATCGCCCGGCTGCCCGACCCGCGCCGCTCGATCCTGCGGCTGGCCTTCTACGACGGCTACACCCACGCCGAGATCTCCGAGCGCCTCGGCCTGCCGCTGGGCACCGTGAAGAGCCACGCCCGACGGGCCCTGCTCCACCTGCGCGACCGGTTGTCGACCTCATGA
- a CDS encoding TspO/MBR family protein — MDPRTALATSAAVVGTALLGGLASTGVRSTWYRRLDKPSFQPPGAVFGPVWTVLYADIAVTSAVALDGLRRDDPTEAAAYQRALAVNLVLNASWSWVFFRGHRLLPAVLVAGALATSSADLVRRTGRVDRRAGAALAPYAAWCTFATVLSTALWRRNR, encoded by the coding sequence ATGGACCCGCGCACCGCCCTCGCCACCTCCGCCGCTGTCGTCGGCACCGCCCTGCTGGGCGGGCTCGCGAGCACCGGTGTGCGGAGCACCTGGTACCGCCGGCTGGACAAGCCGTCCTTCCAGCCGCCCGGAGCGGTCTTCGGCCCGGTCTGGACGGTGCTCTACGCCGACATCGCCGTCACCTCCGCGGTGGCGTTGGACGGGCTGCGCCGCGACGACCCCACCGAGGCCGCCGCGTACCAGCGGGCGCTGGCGGTCAACCTGGTGCTCAACGCCTCGTGGAGCTGGGTGTTCTTCCGCGGCCACCGGCTGCTGCCCGCGGTGCTCGTCGCCGGCGCCCTGGCCACCAGCAGCGCCGACCTGGTGCGACGCACCGGCCGGGTGGACCGCCGGGCCGGGGCCGCGCTGGCGCCCTACGCCGCGTGGTGCACCTTCGCGACCGTCCTCAGCACCGCCCTGTGGCGGCGCAACCGCTGA